In Glycine max cultivar Williams 82 chromosome 10, Glycine_max_v4.0, whole genome shotgun sequence, the DNA window GGAGGAGTTTTCAACGAGCTTTTGAACCATTTGCAAACGAGGGGGAAGGTGAAGAggaaggagttttcccttgtaGAAGAGATCATCAGCTGGAGAAGTTAATGACTCTTTCTCACTCATTTGGAATTCAAACTCTCTGTTGGATGGTGGAGAGCTAAGGGAATAAGAGAAGAAATTTGGGGAGGAATTACATAGTTCCATGTCAATGTAGTCATCATCATCTACATGAACCATAGTAGTAGTAACTTGTTTTGTGGCcatttcaattttcatgtgACTCTCTCTTTGTGATGATTTCTCTATTTTGTGTGTCTGTCAGAGTATGGAGATAGATGCCTATGGGAAATTGAGCTTCCGCAAGGAAAAGAGAGCAGGGTAGTATTTCTTTAATAAGTGGTGATGTTGCCAAACTTCGTAATgcaaaaagataatttattcatttatttattggatATTAATCTTATCCCCTTTGTCTTCACTTTGCTCTTCTAGTACTACCGTTAGAAATAAATACATCTACgttaatataaaagaaatgatattttttaacagTATGTATGCTGCTTTTCAAGCATGAAATGGAggtattattttatctttgaatTGTTTTCCCCTACTGAGCAGTCATTGCcttactaatttatttattcctcATTTTTAGTGTATCCAAGTGTATAAAGAATTATTGGCTCCCAGAACATGCATAACTGTGAAAAATCCGGAATATTCGAAAAAGTTTGAAAGGGATTCAAATTTGTGGTCCTGTGACATGCAGAGATAATGTTAGTCAGTGAGTGAATAGTCATGGACTCGTGGGTGAagggtttatttatttattttttttaatttctacgtTTGactgtataaaattttaataacatcataatataaaaagttttatttttagtgacatttaattataaattacttctgtcaaaaatgaattataaattactataatatatgattgattgataatataaaatgatgaaaaataccATCTAGTAAGAATAAAGTTAAACAAAATTGAATACAAACGCATCACCATGATTTGTGTCAAACGCCCAaacttatcttctttttttagttGTCAAATAACCAATAAAACATGTCCACAAATATTTGTGTGAGTTTTCTGCGATTTCTTTTAATAAGAAATAACCacattctaaaattattttacactattaatatataatcaatAAACTTTAAcctttaagtaatttttttcaaattcaataaattcattatatataattttttttattgaatgatagTATAAAAACTCCTTTTAATGCATAGACTATGTTTACTTTTTTCTCAATCTCCTTTTCCCATTATTCATGTACCTTCAAGGTACTATACGAATGCACCGTAGAgatagagatgctgctatccaCACCAGTATCTGTCAAAGGCTCAAAGTAGTAGTAGTAATAAAGAGAGCAATGATGATCCTTGAAAGTATCTTGGTTGCTttcattattctttttctttccccttTTTTCCTATTCTCATTGGTTTACAAGTTCAATCCATGATGTAGTACATACCCTTCCAATGATAGATTTAGATTTGGTTTATTGAGTACTAACAATTACTTATAGAGTAGAAATGGTTAAGGCAAGTTCTACTTAAGCAGCACATGAGATTCAAATTAAATTCAGTCCCTATAATGAATCGTCCGTAATTAGTGGTTAACATAATTGGTCCAAAGCCATGTGTTAGATGAACACATTCATTCTATGTATTGTCCTGTTCCATTTGAATTCGATACGTCAAAGTACAAGCCGAGAATCTGCAACTCAAAGGAAGATGTTGACACTGACCCTTGTTTTTATTGAGAGCTTCAATGTAACGCACTAAACCTTCCAATTCGTTCCATGACAAAAAAAGTATGAATCGAATGATTTACATACTAGATTGAAGCTAGTGAGGAAGCAGGTACATGATACATGTACTAGGGAGGTCCTAATGAAATGAATCTACATCCCTGTCTAGTCTACATATATATCCTTATCCACTTATACATGATTAAGGGTACTGGCCTGCAAATACGGGTATGAGAGGCTGTAATGTATAACTCATTTGTTAAGTAGGACACTATAGTGTTTTTActcttaaatattgattgaactttgaaatgattaaattaaataatgactTGAAGGTAGATGAAACATAGTTTGTCAAtcgaataaaatatatgaactccagtgtataaaattttttataatgtcgTTTAATTATAAAgtgtcatatataataaatttattgatttttataataattattttaaaagttatatttatcataattttttattaattcatattgtaaattttttttatattaactatgcataaaagttaaactcttctcaatttttttcttcatttaccCAAAGACACCTTTAGGCATGTTTATTTTCTATGAAGACGACATGTGTTTTGCAATTTGCTCATTCGATAAGGTGCAAGAAATTGGTGAAGggaattttgtttttctccttTACCTTTTATGCCTCATCTATTACTGACCAATTCTACATTATTCATCCTTTTGGAAGGCCCCATCCATCTCTCATTCTCAATTGGCTCATGGGCAATAATTCACGGTTGTGGTAAGTGATGTGCTCATTTGACCAGGTCAAAATGTAATGCAAGTAAgctatttttaatctttcatcTTTGGCTCTTTGCTTGTTGTTATATTACTGATTAGGGGGTTCAAACTTTGAGGCTTGATctataaacaaatacaaaaatgaaTTGGTAAGTGACAAATAGGATCCTATAGCCTATACCATAGGACTAACGAAATGGTGAATAACTATAAGTTCACAATCATAACCCCCTCCAAAGCCTAAAGGGCTAGCTAGCGTTGGTTACGAGATTAAGAGGTAAAAAAAGTCACTAGCAATGCTCGAGGGCAGTTGTTTTTGCCTCCCTTTGTCTAGTTCCCTATCTCAAGCTGATTCCCCAACCCAAGTTGAGTTTAAGTAAAACTCTCATAAAGAAAGATTGTTGCTTCTATTCTgttttaatagtatttttttcccAATGCTGGGACACTCTGTCACACTCATCTGGTATGAATCATATGATGGATTCTAAAAAGAAGGCCCACAAAAACAATAAAGAGCTCATTGGCAACAGGAATTTTACCAACAAatcaagattcttgcttttgcatTGGAAGGTGTTctgtaacatttttaattacaaaccaaacataaataaaaaaagttgaaaactcATGACATCATATGATTGTTAGTTTGTTACTGATGTGGTGatgcaaaaaaatttcaattaaaaatgagaGTTCAAGCATTATACAAAAGCAAAATGCACATATCATAACATGAAGGTAAAATACCAAGTGCAATTTATAGCAAATTTGAGGGAAGGGGGAAAAAAGCCTGCTTGGTTTCAGAGACTTTTCTTTGGTCATCACTAAAGGACTagaaaaatgtcagtgccacaTCACGTGCTTCTCATCAAACTACGTTCACATGATCACTTTTTCAAGAACAGGCCCTTTTATTTAAAAGCTCATTGGCTAATTGTGAGAGAAATTAATGGGCCACATTGCAAGAGATAGAGAATGGCAGTAACCGGATTGAGTGGAGAGTGTCATTGCAGAGATAAAGGCTCTCCTTCTTCCTATCTTACACCCTTCTAAGTGAGCCCAAATGGTGTCAACCTTATCCTTTTtccttttaccttttttcttcAAAAGGCTATTTTACTTTTCATAATTGGCTTTCATGATGACCAGAAATGCATGGAAGTTATTCGTTTGAGGGTAAGTAAACAATAGTACTACTACTGCCACTGATGTTCGCTGCAAGGAgggaaaaaagggaaagaaattcTAGTACCATTCTACTACAAAAATGTCCCCCTACACTTTAAATCAACAATCATTTAAGTGAAAACCAAATCATatcagtaaaaaagaaaaaaaaagtaattgaaaCCAGTCAAAACAATTTAAACTCCATGAAAACCAATAGAGAAAATTATGTCTACCGTTGAACTTAAATATGTGGTTGAATTATCTAATTATGAATGCATATTACTTCATGAGTATATTAGTTTAATATTTAGTACTGGTAAATTACATAACTGAATAtgtatttaagatttaattattcatttttatacttACACTACATTTTAATCTCTACACCTAGAAATGACTTGTTTTAGTCCCTACACATACACTTTTTAATACATTCTAATCCTTGACATCCAAAATTGTAGAgactaaaacaaattaaaaagtatgTGTAGTAATTAGAATGTGTAGTTTTTAAGTACAGAGACTAAAACATAAAGATTGTGTAGATATAGGACTAAATgagtaaattaaactaaaacctAAATTTTATTATCACTGGTTTTATTACAATTagaaatttcacttgaatgGACCAGTGGACTGAGTAAATGCAGGTAATTGGAGCCGTATATTGTATTGTACATGACCCCAAATCCTCAAAATCATGCAGGGCTACGTACAAAACAGCCTGTCACTCAAGCCAATTATGCCATAAACATGAATTTTGTCAAGGACAAAAATGTTATACAAACAAGGCTTATCCAGGAAAGTTACATGGTTGAATATATCTATCTACATTTCATCAATGATGAATATGGTACAAATACAATTATCAGTGGACCAAAGCTTTTTCATTTCATGTACATATGTTGATTGAACAACTTAATTATCTGAGTAATGGAGTAAGCCAAAATCACAGCCTTCCAAAGACACTGCACAGTGATGCCTTTTAGTTTCATTCTTTTTACAACACATCAGTGGTTTTGATCTATATTCTTGGTTATTCAACTCCTGGAGTGACGATCTTTGTCAAGAGCATCAAACTCCCACTCACATATCTCTTCTTCCGAGTCATCTTCGCTTAATTTATCAAGTTCTATTCCTATTTGTGATCTTCCAGTGATTGAGGGAGAGTTGATCAGTCCATCTTGCTTGTGTTTATTAGCCATGGAGGGAGGTGAAGGAGTTATGGAGGTTACTTGACTTGATGGTGTTTCAGACCTTGCAGTTGTACTCTCAAGTTCCAGTTTTGGCCTTTCAATAGACTCAAATTCGCCTTTTATTTTCTCAATGGCATCAAACAGTTCTGCAACCTTGTCAATGTCTTTTCTGTATCAAAATTGTAAATGTATAGGGAAGCATCACTTGCATGTATGTTAACATGAGAAAAACAAACAATCATAATGACCAGGGAAGAAACAAAGAGAACACAAACAACATACCTGAAAATGCCTTCCTTTTGAATGTGAAACTGCTTCTTCATGGTGTCCACTATATTCAGAGTGGCTAAAAACTAACAAGTAGAATAAGAAGTAAGCATTTGTTCAAGACCACCAAATCTAGCACTACAGTGTTACTGAATTTCACCCTATTATGTCATCTCACAAATAAATCTATCTTACTTCTATGAGAGTTATGCTAGATTTTCACTATACATAATgatataaattaaacattgaaaagaaaaataccttgGATTCGATATCCAAGTATTCTTCTTCAAGTTTCTTTCTTGGACTCACTAATTTCAAACCTTCATTGTCTGCTGCTGTTGATATTGCTAACCTGATATAAATCAACAGTTGGAGTCATGGTATTTTACACAATAGACAATTTAGAGGCAGGACACCATACCCTTGACTGGATCTTAAATTCTCCACAAGTATTCTTATTTGAGTAACAGATAAACCCAATTTTTCCTATCATATAAGCAAGCCGGACATGAGAAAATAAGGCAAATCCACTATAATAAAGATAATGATCAATCTAGAATGATATGTTACCTTGTAAGAATACAGAAGATGAACCACCAAATTCACAAAATGATCACCATGTCTCTCCAGTTCAGttcttttatgtgtaataaaaaaatagaaaatatgaatattaatGTATGAAAACATGCACTTTAAGGAACATAAGAGGAACTACCATGCCACAAATTGGTTCGCACAACAACTTTGAAGATTGTAATATTTGAGATTTATTTGATCATATTTGTTTGCCCATTGGTATTAAACTACAGGACATACTTGACCTGCTCCTCCTTTCTCTTTGTATGTGAAGCTTGAAAATCCCATGTGCTCTCCAGAAATTTGATCCATGCATCAACAACACTGGCTTCCACCGTATAAGAAGTAATGGCCCGCACCATCTCATCTTCCTAATATCAGAAAACTTCATAACAGAATATgacaaataataaaatggttTACATCATATTATTAATTCTAATATAGCCctctaaacaattttttttcttcttttcatgaAGACATGACCCTAAGGCATGAAATAAACTTTTGTACCTTTGTTTTTAAAAGTGCAATAATTTCTTTGCTTGCTTCATCAAACtgctctctttcttcttttgcatTGTGGAGGCGCATCCGTGCAGATGTCAACAAGCTGTTGACCTGCAACAATATTTCAGGCTTATGTAAATGTAATGCCAGCAAAGGATAACAGAAACAGATCCATGAAGATCATACTAAAGACTGAGGATAGGAGGGCACTGACTGCTAATTGATAcaatcatgtatacatatacACAGTAAACTTTAATCCCTCCTGTctcaaatataacaaaaaaaaatgggttCATGCTaactaagaaaattagttaaccACATTAAAttgcattaattttaattaaaaaatatttttttttctcaacttaCTATTCATTGGAACTTGTTATCAGGAATAAAAAAGAGTCATTGAAACTAACACCTCAATTAAATGAAAAGTACTTTAGAgataataactttaaataagGTAAAGTTAGTTAAAAATTTCTTACATTTGAGACCAAGAAAAGAgtgcttttctttcttatatttgagacccGAGGGAGTATACGGTTATCAAGTGgatgcaacaaaataaaaagatgtaATTCCTGAGttcaattaaatgttttttagcACCATAGTTCAAGTATTCAAGAggagtttgaaaacaaaaaagaccTTTTTCAGTCTGTCTTCAAGCTCATCTTTCTGCTTCTCAAGTTCTCCGATCTCCACAGCTAATTCCTGCAAAATGCACTCAAGCCATTGTATATCTATTTCAAAAATAAGTATGATTCAGAAGTAAATTGATTCCtacaaaataaactatttatttcTTTGGAGACATCATCATATTCAAGCTCATACTCCACGGTTAGTAACACAAATTCTTAATCTTCCTTTCACCTTTAAAACTAAGGCATTGGTTATTTGCAAGATCAGATACATAGAGAAGAAACCAAAGATGTGAGAACTCAACACCCCACCTTTTCCTTTCCTCcctcaaaaaaatatatcctttttttatgttgatAAAACCGTAAGGGAAGAAGTTGTCCTTTTCCAATATAAGGGCAAGTGGCATGCCACAAGTCTCTGGAGCATTTACATATATACCTACCAATGAATGATGACCAACAGGAATTGAATTCAAGATTTTTTTGCAGCATTGTTCAATATTAAGATTGAATTCAAGATTTTTTAGTCAGCATTGTTCAATATTAAGATTGAATTCAAGATTTTTTTGGCAGTGCTGTTCAATATTAACAGTTAAGACAACCATTATTGCCAAAAGGAGAATCTATTTATAGGACTCAATACTATTTAGGTTGAGCAATTCCTTTAGTGAGAGTTTTCATATGGTCTTAATTATATCTACAATAAGATAAAACTATTGGCTGCTTTTGAGGAGAATGTACCTTTTCAACTTGGCTAACCTCGTTGGATTTAGTTACCCGAAAATGAAGTGCTTCTTCTTTTTGAGATCTAGTTGAGAACAAAATGTGCAACAGAAATTAGgagaaaaattcttaaaaaatcagTCGAGGTCAACATTTTTCATCTGTTTGGTATTAACTTTCAACTAGCCAAACAGCAATTACATGCATCACGCATCAACATGTTACACAACTACAAAAGCCATATGCATCAAAAAGAGCTGAAAGTATGTTCAATACCTTTGCATGATACTGAACAAAGGTGCAAGTGTATGCACAAGCACAACACATACAAGaaagaagcttttttttttcctatttatttatttatactcaTAATAACTGTTTCTGGCACCTGTTTTCTGAAATGTGAGTCTCAGCTTTTGTGGTAGAATTTACAAGAGACTCtgacaaaagtttcaatttGTCAACCTGCAAGTGATTCAATCATACATCAACCACAAAAAAGTGTAACACCAAGTGCAGGAACCTAAGCATCTCTGTactaggaataaaaaaattatgcttaCTTGCAGAAGCTGTTGGGTATTAATAATGAACAATACACTACATACTGCAGAAAACGATATTGTATTCCGATTATAAAATTCTCAAAGCTTATAGTAAAGAActgataaaagttaaatttacaTATTATGGGAATTCCAGAAAAGTAATAGATCTTAGACAAGCCTGATACAGAAATATCACAAACGTACAAATGTTGACAAATAAACTCAAACAAGTAAATAGGCGTAGATGTGGGAATTGAAAAGCACTGCACCAATGCAATGTGCTCCCGTAGGCCCTTTTTTCAGTCTTAGACTAGGTATTCCACGGGCATAAGAGTGAAATTAATCCCTTGTCCCAAGGATAGTGGTTAGATAAAGCCCTTCTCAGCGTGGTGATTACAAGATTCAGACCCCTAACATTGTAGCTGAAGTTTGCCTAGGGTCAAAGCTCATAACTATTGAAACCAACCACACTATTGGATTTCAAAGCCCCTTATTTAATGAATAGAAtgaacaatttcacataatgcAATATCAATTTTGAATGTTACATACATTCTTTTGAATGAAGCTTGGAGAAACAATAACATGCAGAAATATGATGCTTCGGGAGTAAAATAGatgtattaaattaaaactatagAAAATCACTGTGCAAGACCTTTTCAGCATGAAGTTGTGGAGAATCACCATAGCTAAAGTATTTCTTTTTCAGCAAGAGTTCCTCCAACGTAGAAcacatttgaattttttccaTAGCTTCATCAAGAGCCtgaaattaaaccaaaattcTCAATTGCcactaacaaataaatttacataaaaatatacaatCTTGAATCTAATAAATGGTGCCTAAAATATCCTCATTAGCCATATATGAAACTCATGTATAGTTTTAAAATCTAAGGCGTTAATCTGAAAAACACAAGCTTTTAGGTAGATAAATAAGTATTAAAGGTTTAATAATTATGTCATCACTAGAAAGAAACAGTAATCTTGTATCCATTTTAACAAACAGAAATTCCAAATCACTAGAACCtatgaaactaatatttttaatataactgTTTATGCCTTAACTTCCCCATAACATAAGCCAAAAAACATtagcaaacatgaaaaataagcTTGTAAAAACCATCACTATTGACATCATTATTACCTTAAACACTTTGATTTTATTCCATAAAATAGCaccttataattttcttttcaaagaaaataaagccCATGAGAAATTGGTTAGGGATTAAGTGATATTCTAACAATCATTTTTGTGCCCTTACATGTGATAAAACCTCTATTATATTTGAATTCTTATTATAACAAGATATTTTTCAGTTAACAAAGGACTGCATGGAAACAACTTGAAGAAAAAGTAAACAGCATgtgtaaactaaaattaaagtaGGAATAGAGCATTCTGTTAGACATGCATCCGCACACCCATAGACTCATACTTGTTTGATTTGAAGGTTCAACAGACATAGAACCACTGCCTCTCTAGACAGAATCTAGAACAAGCTTGAATGCACATGTTTCACTAAATTTCCTTGCATAGTGAAGGAATAACAACAGTAACAAGAGAACAAGAACAGAAGTTAATATGCTAATGAGACAGTGAAAAAGTTAAGGTGGAAAACTAAATTCACATTTATATAAACCACACATACAGAAACTGAAACTTTTATCCAAGTTATTAAGGACCAAAAGCATAAGATATAGCACATGACAAGAAGACTTTGTTCAAAAGAATTCAAGATGCAAAGTTATGTCTGGTGAAACCCAAATATTACCAGGAAATTGAGCTTTAAAGCTTATGACGGATCAACATAGAAACACAATAGTATAAAATATCCTCATGTTCCACCAATACAATATTACACCATATACATGGCAACAATATGAGTTTCCATGTGCAAGTGGATGGGCATGCAGTTGCGCCATTGTACTGCAGGAAAAGAAAATGCAAGCTGACCTCTATTGCTACAGTTGATTTAGGTGAATTTACAAAATTTCCATCTTCGTTGACTGCCTTCATATTCTCAATTTTTTCCTTCAGCTTGCATGCTTCAACTTCTATGCTGAGAGAGGAGAATGTATCACATAggagaaaagaataataatactCAAGTGTTAACAATGGTGTGAAGCATTAGAGATCAAGAAGATTATGCAATGTCAATGGAAGTGGGGAAAATCTTTTAACATACACAGCATTGGTTGAAAGTTTCAGAATCCAATAATTTATTCCAGAATTTAGACTTCTGTACATGcttaattaaacattaaatgCCAAAATATATTCAGGGAGCACTTGTTTATGGCTCAGTAAGCACATAAAGGCAAAGAAGTactaattaagtaaataaaagaATGAGGAGCCTTAATATGATATTTACCACTAAGTAACCAGTGTATCTCTGACCAATTGAAACCAAATACAGTATATCACAGTAAACTCTATTATTagtgtattataaataataagtgATGCTCCAATTGATCAAACATGAACAGAACAAGCAATTATAAAGAAACACATTCCATAACCCTGCATGCAAAGGTGAACAATGGTTGTAAGTACTGGTATGCTATAACCCAAACATACATTAGCCAGGTTCAAATAAGATATctgctaaaaaaacaaaaaaacaaccaaacaaaacaaacatcaaTAACGACATGTTTTGCAACAACCTCATAAGATCAGCATTTACTTTCAGCCCTGAAATTGCACATTGGACATATTGAAGTAACTCTTCTCGCTTTGCctgttaaaaaaatgtagaattGGAAAGATATGCAGGTACCAAATAAGTCATATAGCTCCAGTAGCATTCTTCTAAAATGTGTAAAACCTCAATACTTTTACAAAATCAGATATTGTGGCTAGAGCACAAATTACAAACAATAAATCAAGATAAAGTGGAAGAAACTTCAGGCAACAAAATTGACTAGAGGTTAGATTGAAAAGGCAGATAGGAATACTATATTTAAAGTAACCTGCTATAAAATCACACTAGTAACCTCCTCAAATTGAAACAGAAAAATCAGCAATCCTTTTGTATGTTATGAAGAGATTAAGGTCAGAGCAGAACTTGACCAAAAACAATCAGGGGCAATTaagttactaatgttttttttgggCTTACCAAAAAGGGTCAAAGTTTTTACTAAACTCTTCAAATCTGATTTACTAATTAAAAGAAATCCTTCAGATGTGGATGATTGGGACAACGAAAGCTGAAACATGTACATAAACAAGATCTTAAAAGAGTGTATTTGCTTGTCAAAAGCTGAAGAAATGTTCCCCAAAGCTGTATATATGATTAACTGGTTGAGCGTGTGGCCTTCAAGCTCTATCATTTAGGTTCTTTATTACCCCTGTAGTACAAAAGTATGACTATATACATTGATAGAGTCCAGATTAAGGAAAATAGTGAGACTTTGAAGCCTAAATACTGTTAAAACAAATAGCAGGAAGCCTTATCTTAACATATATCTAAGAATACCAAggcaaaaaaaattgtgtggGTGGGAAAATAAATCTCTGGGGGGACCAGGAACCTCTCCTCTTGGCCCCTGACACATTCCGCCACAAGGTAAGGTGTATAATTTATATACACAGCTGACAACTGACGTTGATTTAGAGCTGTATAAGCCATCTGCCTTTATTCCTAAATGAGGTAGAGATGCCATTAGGCCCCATTAGCAAATAAAGTTTGGTGTCTGAGAAAAGTTTGTTAGGAAGTCTCACATCGCCTACCTCAATTCTCGGGGTGCCagcttatatatttgtttaataaCTTCACTTAGTGTCAATTGGTGTTAATCCTAGCTTTATGATTAGTATAGATAAGTGTTAGCACTCTAGGTTTTACAAACACATCAATACATAGTAATACATCCATTAATACCATTATACTAACATCATTACCAGCACTTCATCTTCATATCCAGAAAATGCTTTTGCCAATTCCTGTACACTGGATAACAAGGCAGTATGTTCTTCCTTTCCTCCTTTAATACAGAGCCTGCATGCATATAACCATACCAAACCAAAAGCAGTTTTTAAGCAGGTCAATTCTAATCTGCTAACCAGTAACTATTTTCGACCAATCTTTGTCTGCAGATATATATcagtttaagaaaagaaaatttaaggaCAGCAAGACAAAATTACCCATATATCTCTGAAAGTAGTGAAACTTCTTCCTCATTTGGTGCATCAAGAATCTGAGTCACACAAAAGAGGTAACCTGCGGTTAAGTTCCATAAATCAGCAAATATAAAGCTCAACCTCtgtatataaaatatcattgaaAATAGACTAATTTGTAAAGAATTGTATCAAAAGTCTTAAcccaatacttttttttctgCAATAAAAAGCTAGTagtttaaacattaaaatatatccagaatttttcctttgaagtaatatacattttcattttcattttcatttgggAAATACAAGCACACTcttaatttgattgtgaatTCATACAAGCATACACTGTCAAACCTAACCTATTGGAACATGGAAAACCTCTAGAGAAAATTGGCACTGTGACAGTTATAGATTGCATTGCTCCAACTTACCATTGACAATGATATGCCCTCAAGAGCTTGACTGGAAAGAAAGACATCGCCAAAATTTT includes these proteins:
- the LOC100800057 gene encoding uncharacterized protein, giving the protein MSWVRSAVNKAVEGGQRNIGRAVRTYADSVMVHASNAVAGGARIIQDRIVARNMQNFKHTVKRLEEVSVSCRGIERVQLLRRWLVALREVERLTLTRTDSNAKDQDNEFLNDESKDLPTQQPTLIYYVDPAAPGELKNFGDVFLSSQALEGISLSMILDAPNEEEVSLLSEIYGLCIKGGKEEHTALLSSVQELAKAFSGYEDEVLAKREELLQYVQCAISGLKVNADLMRLLQNMSLLMFVLFGCFFVFLADILFEPEIHCIEVEACKLKEKIENMKAVNEDGNFVNSPKSTVAIEALDEAMEKIQMCSTLEELLLKKKYFSYGDSPQLHAEKVDKLKLLSESLVNSTTKAETHISENRSQKEEALHFRVTKSNEVSQVEKELAVEIGELEKQKDELEDRLKKVNSLLTSARMRLHNAKEEREQFDEASKEIIALLKTKEDEMVRAITSYTVEASVVDAWIKFLESTWDFQASHTKRKEEQVKTELERHGDHFVNLVVHLLYSYKEKLGLSVTQIRILVENLRSSQGLAISTAADNEGLKLVSPRKKLEEEYLDIESKFLATLNIVDTMKKQFHIQKEGIFRKDIDKVAELFDAIEKIKGEFESIERPKLELESTTARSETPSSQVTSITPSPPSMANKHKQDGLINSPSITGRSQIGIELDKLSEDDSEEEICEWEFDALDKDRHSRS